The candidate division KSB1 bacterium genomic interval AGGATAGATCGCGCCTTGTCGATGTTCAGCGACAGATCGCGGGGTCGCGGCGCCTCCGGTCGATGCTCCTCCATGGAGACGGGTTGCAGCAGTGCGGAGGAGTAACCCGTCAGGCGGCAAAGCATTTCACCGAACTGCAGACGGCTGATCCGTTCAGGACCACCGAGA includes:
- a CDS encoding sugar nucleotide-binding protein, which gives rise to LGGPERISRLQFGEMLCRLTGYSSALLQPVSMEEHRPEAPRPRDLSLNIDKARSILKTPLCGIEEGIRRMLAYPLFTQG